In the Plasmodium yoelii strain 17X genome assembly, chromosome: 3 genome, one interval contains:
- a CDS encoding iron-sulfur assembly protein, putative translates to MFKYIIRKHGPYYNKWGYYATHFGNSFKGTQFYSQIVEKNNVINDSSIIHNKNEINIKNDKVENENKEVVMKNSILCVSNEAINKMKEINKQYENKKALKIQVEAGGCSGFQYFFSLTDKNNINENDIIAYDKEFVIVINKEACDILKNSKIHYISNLISKKFIIENIQNISSKCSCGNSFDILF, encoded by the coding sequence atgtttaaatatataattcggAAACATGGCCCATACTATAACAAGTGGGGATATTATGCTACCCATTTTGGAAATAGTTTTAAAGGAACTCAATTTTATTCTCAAAtagtagaaaaaaataatgttataaatGATAGTAGTATTATTcacaataaaaatgaaataaatataaaaaatgataaagttGAAAATGAGAATAAAGAAGTAGTCATGAAAAATTCTATTTTATGTGTTAGTAATGAGgctataaataaaatgaaagaaataaataaacaatatgAAAACAAAAAAGCTTTAAAAATTCAAGTAGAAGCAGGAGGATGTTCAGGTTTTCAATACTTTTTCTCATTAacagataaaaataatataaatgaaaatgatattattGCATATGATAAAGAATTTGTTAtagtaataaataaagaagcttgtgatattttaaaaaatagtaaaatacattatataagtaaccttatttcaaaaaaattcattattGAGAATATCCAAAATATATCATCTAAATGTTCCTGTGGAAATTCTTTTGatattcttttttaa
- a CDS encoding egress cysteine protease 1 yields the protein MKTYKIKYFLLISFFINLIKQAKSKIIISCFGKQHCKICHIIIRNCFLSGTSNLEKCIACEENYYETRKCIKQEESFFSYQGNNALLELRDQSLQDSVSEESMNELISNILDVAISRYENQKTDVNSMDDDYKSKIANLCLYLNFKDNYESAEKHKQTDVEHIEPHIQHIVKTFIHTNDNIEHMKNALKNPALCFQNPSEWVQDRLGYKENNEIPSVGIIPEKKLFKPFKNKSLMSSLYNANSKCNRTHCNRFADPNECEYNIRPLNQGTCGNCWAFASSTTVSAFRCRKGLGFAEPSIKYVTLCKNKYLVDDDSHIFGHYNDNVCHEGGHLSSYIEILDASKMLPTSFDVPYNDPIKGGECPAEASTWGNIWDGVSSLSKILNGYIYKGYFKISFLDYVQAGKTHELINILKDYIIEQGAIFVSMEISQKLNFDHDGEQVMLNCEYGEAPDHALVLIGFGDYIKSSGEKSSYWLIRNSWGSRWGDNGNFKMDMYGPGNCNGRVLFNAFPLLLKMTENKISKPLPNDMASTDIKMRYNHSEFSKNKKNKNRKITPNNYDDPFNVNPKIVDPPNNNHNDHNSIDNNDEENNERFYPPYIDPEYGPSYPSMNNNRRFDPSDIINHRNRLRRVFQINLTVTIGNFVYKRNIYSKRKNEYMEEFSCLRTYSMDAGLDNICRENCEKHIDTCMRSAVIGECLERNAPNYKCVYCGM from the exons atgaaaacatataaaattaaatatttcctTTTGATAAGTTTTTTTATCAATCTGATAAAGCAAG cGAAAtcgaaaattataataagtTGCTTTGGAAAACAACATTGTAAGATATGCCATATAATCATAAgaaattgttttttatctGGAACAAGTAATTTAGAAAAATGTATAGCTTGTGAAGAAAACTACTATGAGACTAGGAAATGTATAAAACAAGAAG aAAGCTTTTTCAGCTATCAAGGGAACAACGCGCTTTTGGAGTTAAGAGAtcaa AGTTTACAGGATAGTGTTTCAGAAGAAAGCATGAATGAACTAATATCAAACATATTAGATGTAGCCATATCCCGATATGAAAATCAAAAAACAGATGTAAATAGTATGGATGATGACTATAAATCTAAAATAGCAaatttatgtttatatttaaattttaaggACAATTATGAAAGTGCAGAAAAGCATAAACAAACTGATGTTGAACACATAGAACCACATATTCAACATATTGTAAAAACATTTATTCATACTAATGATAATATAGAGCATATGAAAAATGCGTTAAAAAACCCAGCACTTTGTTTTCAAAATCCATCAGAATGGGTTCAAGATAGATTAggatataaagaaaataatgaaattccTTCAGTAGGTATAATACCAGaaaaaaagttatttaaaccatttaaaaataaatcattgATGAGTTCATTATATAATGCTAATTCAAAATGTAATAGAACACATTGTAATCGATTTGCTGATCCCAATGAGTGTGAATATAATATAAGACCTCTCAATCAGGGAACATG CGGGAATTGCTGGGCCTTTGCATCTTCAACTACGGTATCTGCATTTAGATGCAGAAAGGGACTTGGGTTCGCTGAACCTTCAATAAAATACGTAACTTTGtgtaaaaacaaatatttagTTGATGACGATTCTCATATATTTGGAcattataatgataatgtATGTCATGAAGGTGGACATCTTTCATCATATATAGAAATTTTAGATGCATCTAAAATGCTTCCAACATCTTTTGATGTTCCATATAACGACCCCATAAAAGGTGGGGAATGTCCTGCTGAAGCTAGTACATGGGGAAACATATGGGATGGTGTATCATCTTTAAGTAAAATACtaaatggatatatatacaagggatattttaaaatatcttTTTTAGATTATGTACAAGCAGGTAAAACACAtgaattaattaatatattaaaggATTATATAATTGAGCAAGGTGCTATATTTGTTTCAATGGAAATATCccaaaaattaaattttgatCATGATGGTGAACAAGTCATGTTAAATTGTGAATATGGTGAGGCACCTGACCATGCATTAGTTTTAATTGGTTTTGGagattatataaaaagttCAGGAGAAAAAAGTTCATATTGGTTAATACGAAATAGTTGGGGTTCTAGATGGGGTGATAATGGAAATTTTAAAATGGATATGTATGGACCTGGAAATTGTAATGGTAGAGTTTTATTTAATGcatttccattattattaaaaatgacagaaaataaaatttctaAACCTTTACCTAATGATATGGCATCTACTGATATAAAAATGAGATATAACCATTCTGAGttttctaaaaataaaaaaaataaaaatagaaaaataactccaaataattatgatgatCCATTTAATGTTAACCCTAAGATAGTAGACCCACCAAATAACAATCACAATGATCATAATTCAatagataataatgatgaagaaaataatgaacGATTTTATCCTCCTTATATAGATCCTGAGTATGGTCCTAGTTACCCAAGTATGAACAATAATCGACGATTTGATCCTAGCGATATAATTAACCATAGAAATAGACTAAGAAGGgtttttcaaattaatttaACTGTAACTATAGgcaattttgtatataaaagaaatatatattctaaaa ggAAAAATGAGTACATGGAGGAGTTCTCTTGCCTCCGAACCTATTCAATGGATGCAGGTCTAGACAATATATGTCGagaaaattgtgaaaaacaTATCGACACATGCATGCGTAGTGCAGTTATAGGAGAATGTTTGGAAAGAAATGCCCCAAATTATAAATGTGTTTATTGTGGAATGTGA
- a CDS encoding serine repeat antigen 4 yields the protein MNPRRYLLLVSCAIFTINVHEIKTQSSNPPNDIINDAYKNGTYKNELNESSGLSTNHIDETDVKKESDNNTKNDSLNNEISDTETLIKSSLSKNGKGIKAIGVCNEDFRIYFGPYIWIYVTLSENIIKIEPENGVRTSINLNNLNNKCNDKKNDTFKFTAKIEEDILKIKWKTYTNETDQEPKSDIKKFRLPDLAKDLTSIQIFTTNTKENIIESKTYDIDKNIPEKCSAISASCFLGGSLNIESCYHCTLLAQKYPNDDECFNYISSELKNKINNDTIIKGEDDLDENSDEKILREHIYKILKKMYNNDSDYCGNNRCNKKMIKNIKELDTDLQIYIKNYCDILKKVDKSGTLDSHEIANEVEAFNNLVRLLNSHTSENIYILFEKLKSPAICVKNINEWIVRKRGLVISNEYDINSYDTTEEPNIKNILSDAFNEEDTEAIGNDIQNNEIDDENEIINLKSSSNKKLTSAYFNSSRYCNKDYCDRWQDKTSCISNIEVEEQGECGICWIFASKLHLETIRCMRGYGHYRSSALYVANCSDRKKSEICDIGSNPIEFIQILHDVKYLPLESDYPYSYYNVGDSCPTPKSNWTNLWGNNKLLYFKSGSVEFMSSYGFIAITSSNHLDDFDTYVQIIKNEIRNKGSVIAYIKTNNVIDYDFNGKIIHNLCGDDNDDADHAATIIGYGNYISNTGEKRSYWLIRNSWGYYWGDEGNFKVDIYGPQYCKYNFIQTVVFFKLDLGVIEGPQNNNQVYNYFSRHIPAFFTNLFYSSYDKRWDELSSDEELNNYNKNISISGQTDNQINTNNDFYNEDTDYINEISTSSSKNISIQKKLDITHVLKYVKNNKTQTSFIKYDDILEIEHEHNCSRVQSIGLKNKNECKSFCLENWVKCKNHPSPGYCLTTLYSGEDCFFCNI from the exons ATGAATCCTCGACGTTATCTCCTTTTAGTATCAT gtgcaatatttactataaatgTACACGAAATTAAGACCCAGTCCTCAAATCCACCCaatgatataataaatgacgcttataaaaatggaacttataaaaatgaactaaATGAATCTTCAGGACTATCAACAAATCATATAGATGAAACAGATGTAAAAAAGGAATCTGATAacaatacaaaaaatgattctttaaataatgaaatatcaGATACGGAAACATTAATAAAATCAtctttatcaaaaaatggtAAAGGGATTAAAGCTATTGGTGTATGTAATGAAGATTTCAGAATTTATTTTGGTCCTTATATATGGATTTATGTTACATTGtcagaaaatataataaaaatagaacCTGAAAATGGTGTAAGAACTTCTATAAACttaaacaatttaaataataaatgtaatgataaaaaaaatgacacTTTTAAATTCACTGCTAAAATTGAGGAAgatattctaaaaataaaatggaaaacATATACTAATGAAACTGAtcaag AACCTAAAagtgatattaaaaaattcagGCTTCCGGATTTAGCTAAAGATCTTACATCTATTCAAATATTCACAACAAAtacaaaagaaaatataattgagAGCAAAACTTATGATATAGACAAAAACATCCCGG AAAAATGTAGCGCAATTTCAGCTAGCTGTTTTTTGGGAGGAAGTTTAAATATTGAGAGTTGTTATCATTGCACATTGTTAGCTCAAAAATATCCAAATGATGATGAatgttttaattatatttctagcgaattaaaaaataaaattaataatgatacTATAATAAAAGGAGAAGATGATTTAGATGAAAATTCAGacgaaaaaatattaagagaacatatttataaaatattgaaaaaaatgtataataatgattCAGATTATTGTGGTAATAATagatgtaataaaaaaatgataaaaaatataaaagaattaGATACTGATTTACAAATATACATCAAAAATTATTgtgatattttaaaaaaggtAGACAAAAGTGGTACATTAGATTCTCATGAAATAGCTAATGAAGTTGAagcatttaataatttagtAAGATTGCTTAATTCACATACCagtgaaaatatatatatattatttgaaaaacTTAAAAGTCCAGCAATttgtgtaaaaaatataaatgaatggATAGTTAGAAAAAGAGGTCTAGTTATATCAAATGAATATGATATAAATTCATATGACACTACAGAAGAacctaatataaaaaatattttaagtgATGCATTTAATGAAGAAGATACAGAAGCAATTGGCAATGATATACAAAATAACGAAATTGAcgatgaaaatgaaataataaatttaaaaagctcatcaaataaaaaattaacatcTGCTTACTTTAATAGTAGTAGATATTGTAATAAAGATTATTGTGATAGATGGCAAGATAAAACTAGTTGTATATCTAATATAGAAGTAGAAGAACAAGGAGAATGTGGTATATGTTGGATATTTGCATCTAAGTTACATTTAGAAACTATTAGATGTATGAGAGGATATGGTCATTATAGAAGCTCAGCACTTTATGTAGCCAATTGTTCAGatagaaaaaaaagtgaaatatGTGATATTGGTTCAAATCCAATCGaatttatacaaattttacaTGATGTAAAATATTTACCTTTAGAATCTGATTATCcatattcatattataatGTTGGAGATTCATGTCCAACCCCCAAAAGTAATTGGACTAATTTATGgggtaataataaattattatattttaaatcagGATCAGTAGAATTTATGAGTTCATATGGTTTTATAGCTATAACTAGTTCAAATCATCTAGATGATTTTGATACATAtgtacaaataataaaaaacgaAATAAGAAACAAAGGTTCAGTTATTGCTTATATTAAAACGAATAATGTAATAGATTATGATTTTAACGgaaaaataattcataatttatgtggtgatgataatgatgatgcTGATCATGCAGCAACTATAATTGGATATGGTAATTATATAAGTAATACAGGAGAAAAAAGATCTTATTGGTTAATAAGAAATAGTTGGGGTTATTATTGGGGAGATGAAGGAAATTTTAAAGTTGATATATATGGACCCCAATAttgtaaatataattttattcaaactgttgttttttttaaattagaTTTAGGGGTAATTGAGGGGccacaaaataataatcaagtatataattatttttctaGGCATATTCCTGCTTTTTTTACAAATCTATTTTATAGTAGTTATGATAAACGTTGGGATGAGCTTAGTTCCGATGAAGAATTAAATAActataacaaaaatatttcgATATCTGGTCAAACTGATAATCAAATAAACACTAACAATGATTTTTATAACGAAGATACAGATTATATCAATGAAATATCTACTTCTTCCTCgaaaaatatttcaattCAGAAAAAATTAGACATTACCcatgttttaaaatatgttaaaaacaataaaacacaaacatcttttataaaatatgatgataTTCTTGAAATAGAACATGAACATAATTGTTCGAGGGTACAAAGCATtggtttaaaaaataaaaatgaatgtaAATCATTTTGTTTAGAAAACTGGGTTAAATGTAAGAATCACCCTTCTCCTGGATATTGTTTAACAACCTTATATTCTGGTGAAGattgttttttttgcaacatataa
- a CDS encoding serine repeat antigen 3: MARLSSIVFIICLLLCNNAISNEVIESPPSEGTLAGGGGGGGSGSGADGDTGGGTDSQDGKGDGKGEGKGEGKGETVGDKGKNNEGSQTDQELQTNPGSDQDSGSSGNKVPGAPSDDVNNPTGDLSTGLSGGKVTGASSDHVPGPTGEQGSDSKGGQKKEQPPPKEPAPTTPKEPAPTTPKEPEPTTPKEPEPTTPKEKAGDDPEKQVSPEGSASKTVEKKELSSSGDSLPSSSEDPGSPQKKPAGEEDPPSPPKKEESLPAKKPEAPPAKPAAPESLKVSQAGLDPNAQKQGQGKRPKRALPPQVQVPQVNDITDMESYLLKNYDGVKVIGLCGVYFRVQFSPHLLLYGLTKFSIIQIEPFFERVRIDFEHQHPIKNKCAPGKAFAFISYIKDNILTLKWKVFTPPSDLFANEVVKEKILSTVPEEPITEDESPVLVDVRKYRLPPLERPFTSIQVYKANTKQGLLETKNYILKNAIPEKCSKISMDCFLNGNVNIENCFKCTLLVQNAKPTDECFQYLPSDMKNNLDQIKISGQSDEDTKENDLIESIEILLNSFYKVDKKTKKMSLITMDDFDDVLRTELFNYCKLLKELDTKKTLENAELGNEIDIFNNMLRLLKTNEGETKLNLYKKLRNTAICLKDVNTWAEKKRGLILPEELTQDQMTEGQNEEPNDEDPDDRVDLLELFDDNQDENIVDKDGIIDMSMAIKYAKLKSPYFTSSKYCNYEYCDRWQDKTSCISNIDVEEQGNCSLCWLFASKLHIETIRCMRGYGHNRASALYVANCSERTGEEVCNDGSNPLEFLKILEKNKFLPLESNYPYLWKNVSGTCPNPQNDWTNLWGNTKLLYNNMYGQFIKHRGYIVYNSRFFAKNMDVFIDIVKREIRNKGSVIAYIKTQGVIDYDFNGRYISNICGHSHPDHAVNIIGYGNYISDNGEKRSYWLIRNSWGYYWGHEGNFKVDVLGPDNCVHNVIHTAIVFKIDMEPDNASKNDDQLVDESDKSYFPQLSSNFYHSLYYNNFEGYEAKNDDENDQNYDKVDVSGQSEGNQTDLKNGQTDPQKTQTDRTVTQPGASPTENPGTAGSNLTTQNTGGSSPTVTDTSSPTTTVTETPGVTTSAATASIEKKIQILHVLKHIENYKMTRGLVKYDNLNDTKSDYACARSYAYDPKNHNECKQFCEENWERCKDHYSPGYCLTTLSGKNKCLFCYV; the protein is encoded by the exons atggcaCGTCTCTCATCaattgtatttataatat gCCTTTTATTATGTAACAATGCTATATCGAATGAAGTAATTGAATCACCGCCTTCCGAAGGTACTCTAGCAGGTGGTGGTGGCGGTGGGGGTAGCGGTAGCGGTGCCGATGGTGATACTGGTGGCGGTACCGATTCACAAGATGGAAAAGGTGACGGTAAAGGTGAAGGTAAAGGTGAAGGTAAAGGTGAAACTGTTGGTGATAAAggtaaaaataatgaaggtAGTCAAACTGATCAAGAGTTACAGACAAATCCTGGAAGTGACCAAGATTCTGGCTCATCAGGTAATAAAGTTCCTGGTGCACCAAGTGATGATGTTAATAACCCAACAGGTGATCTATCTACAGGTTTATCAGGTGGAAAAGTTACTGGTGCATCAAGTGATCACGTTCCTGGGCCAACAGGTGAGCAAGGTTCTGATTCAAAAGGTGgacaaaaaaaagaacaacCTCCTCCAAAAGAGCCAGCACCAACAACCCCAAAAGAACCCGCACCAACTACCCCAAAAGAACCTGAACCAACTACCCCAAAAGAACCTGAACCAACAACTCCAAAAGAGAAAGCAGGTGACGATCCAGAAAAACAAGTATCACCAGAGGGTTCAGCATCAAAAACcgtagaaaaaaaagaattatcATCATCAGGAGATTCACTACCATCATCATCAGAAGATCCAGGATCACCCCAAAAAAAACCCGCAGGCGAAGAAGATCCACCATCACCGccaaaaaaagaagaatCATTACCCGCAAAAAAACCAGAAGCACCCCCTGCAAAACCGGCTGCACCTGAAAGTCTCAAAGTTTCACAAGCGGGATTAGACCCCAATGCACAAAAACAAGGTCAAGGCAAAAGACCTAAGCGCGCTCTACCACCTCAAGTCCAAGTACCACAAGTCAACGACATAACAGATATGGAATCATATTTattgaaaaattatgatgGAGTAAAAGTTATAGGTTTATGTGGTGTATATTTCAGAGTTCAATTTTCAccacatttattattatatggttTAACAAAATTTTCGATTATTCAAATAGAACCATTTTTCGAAAGAGTCAGAATAGATTTCGAACATCAACAtcctataaaaaataaatgtgcaCCAGGAAAAGCTTTCGCATTTATTTCTTATATAAAAGATAATATCCTTACACTTAAATGGAAAGTATTTACACCACCATCTGATTTATTTGCAAATGAAGTagttaaagaaaaaatactTTCCACTGTTCCTGAAGAGCCAATTACAGAAGACG aaTCACCTGTATTAGTAGATGTAAGAAAATACAGATTGCCACCATTAGAACGTCCATTTACCTCCATACAAGTTTATAAGGCAAACACAAAACAAGGACTACTcgaaacaaaaaattatatattaaaaaatgctattcCAG aaAAATGTTCTAAAATATCAATGGATTGCTTTTTAAATGGAAATGTAAATATAGAAAACTGCTTTAAATGTACATTATTAGTACAAAATGCTAAACCAACAGATGAATGTTTTCAATATCTACCATCtgatatgaaaaataatttagatcaaataaaaataagtggTCAAAGTGATGAAGATACTAAAGAAAATGATTTAATAGAATcaattgaaatattattaaatagcTTTTATAAAGttgataaaaaaacaaaaaaaatgagtttGATAACAATGGATGATTTTGATGATGTTCTTAGAACcgaattatttaattattgtaaattattaaaagaattagatacaaaaaaaacattGGAAAATGCTGAATTAGGTAATGAAatagatatatttaataatatgttaagacttttaaaaacaaatgaaGGAGAAACTAaacttaatttatataaaaaattgagaAATACTGCTATATGTCTTAAAGATGTAAATACATGggctgaaaaaaaaagaggtTTAATATTACCTGAAGAATTAACTCAAGATCAAATGACAGAAGGACAAAATGAAGAACCTAATGATGAAGATCCAGATGATAGAGTAGATCTTTTAGAATTATTTGATGATAATCAAGATGAAAATATTGTTGATAAAGATGGTATAATTGATATGTCAATGGCTATTAAATATGCTAAATTAAAATCGCCATATTTTACTAGTAGTAAATATTGTAATTATGAATATTGTGATAGATGGCAAGATAAGACTAGTTGTATATCTAATATAGATGTAGAAGAACAAGGAAATTGTTCTTTATGTTGGTTATTTGCATCTAAGTTACATATAGAAACTATTAGATGTATGAGAGGATATGGTCATAATAGAGCTTCAGCACTTTATGTAGCCAATTGTTCAGAAAGAACAGGAGAAGAAGTTTGTAATGATGGTTCAAATCCAttagaatttttaaaaattttagaaaaaaataaatttttgcCTTTAGAATCTAATTATCCATATTTATGGAAAAATGTATCAGGTACATGCCCAAATCCACAAAATGATTGGACAAACTTATGGGGTAATAcgaaattattatataataatatgtatggACAATTTATTAAACATAGAGgatatatagtatataataGTCGTTTTTTTGCTAAAAATATGGATGTATTTATTGATATAGTAAAAAGAGAAATACGAAATAAAGGATCTGTTATAGCTTATATTAAAACTCAAGGTGTTATTGATTATGATTTTAATGGTAGATATATAAGTAATATTTGTGGTCATAGCCATCCTGATCATGCTGTAAATATTATTGGATATGGTAATTATATAAGTGATAATGGAGAAAAGAGATCTTATTGGTTAATAAGAAATAGTTGGGGTTATTATTGGGGTCATGAAGGTAATTTCAAAGTTGATGTTTTAGGTCCAGATAATTGTGTACATAATGTTATTCACACTGCTATTGTATTTAAAATTGATATGGAACCAGATAATGCTTCTAAAAATGATGATCAATTAGTTGATGAAAGTGACAAATCATACTTCCCACAACTCAGTTCAAATTTTTACCACAGTCTTTATTACAACAACTTCGAAGGGTATGAAGCTAAGAATGACGACGAAAATGACCAAAATTATGACAAGGTAGATGTAAGTGGCCAATCTGAAGGTAATCAAactgatttaaaaaatggacAAACTGATCCACAAAAAACACAAACTGATAGAACCGTAACTCAACCTGGAGCATCTCCAACAGAAAATCCAGGAACAGCTGGTTCAAATCTTACCACCCAAAATACAGGCGGTTCAAGCCCAACCGTTACAGATACATCCAGTCCAACCACAACCGTTACAGAAACACCCGGTGTAACCACTTCCGCTGCAACCGCATCAATTGAGAAAAAGATTCAAATACTTCACGTATTGAAGCATATCGAAAACTACAAAATGACAAGAGGATTAGTTAAATATGATAATCTAAATGATACAAAGAGTGATTATGCATGTGCAAGATCATACGCATATGATCCTAAGAATCATAATGAATGTAAACAATTCTGTGAGGAAAACTGGGAACGTTGTAAAGATCATTATTCACCAGGATATTGTTTAACTACTTTATCAGGAAAAAACAAATGTCTTTTCTGTtatgtataa